CTAGATCCGATCCTAGAAAGTTCAACTTAAAAAATAACTGAGACAAAATGGATAGAAAAGAATATGCAACTTCTCTGAAGAGCCCTCATTTCAATATAGCCAAAATTTACTCCTTTCAGTCTctcttgcaaaaaataaaacacaaataaatgTAGAGAGTCCAAATTACAAGACACCTcgacaaaaatgaaaattcaagtttttgGCAAACAGAGtcctaaaatactaaaatgaagTTTCACAAAGTACTAAAATAGTGAATGCAGTTGTGAAAAAGTTTTAAAGGCTACCCAGATTGCAAACATTGAGTGGACAACCAGAGCCATTTCTTACcaagtaaggaaaaaaaaagacatttctTATATAATAGTGCAGTTCTTTATATGCGACCAATCTTGCAAAACTCTCAATGATTTGCAAAATGCTATCAATGCCTGTGCCCGTGCCCTAACAAATTGAACAAACTTCTAAACATAAATCAGATGAATAATAGAACTTCTAAATAGAACAAGGCACTCTTGTACATGGGCATAAAACacagaaatgaaaacaaaatagacccaaatcaacaaagtaaaaaaaggaaaaaaaaaaaaccctaaaaaaactgCTGCAGATCTGAACTTGATAGATGCTAGCACCGTAGCACAGATCTGACCctaaaaaacccataaaaaaaaggaTACACGCAGATCTGAACTAACTTTCACGAAATGAACATCTCGAGCAAGAGAAATCACTAACGGTAACAGGTatcaaacaacaaacaaaatcacTAACGATAACAGGTatcaaacaacaaacaaaatcacTAGCGGCATGATCTACACGAACCTCATTTTTAAAGGGAAGAGACTGAGAAACTGACAATACCATGCTCACCCAAACCCACAAGCATAAAATCCATAGACCCAAGAAACCGAGAAGGAGATGGAGCGATGGAGAGTGATGATGAAGACGATGACATGAGCGACGAAGATTCGGATAGCTAAGGAAGCTAGGGTTTcggtgtgtgagagagagagagagagagagagagagagagagagagagagagagagagagagagagagagagagagagagagagagagagagagagagagagagagagagagagagagaacggtgTGAGAAATGAGAGTGAGAGTATTAGGGTTTTGATGGTTTTTTTCAAAAAGCCGGGTACCGAGTTTAAAACCCAGAACTGGGGTTTAAATCCGGGTACCCGGCCCGGGTTTATACGGATTTAAAAATGCAGATTTCGGCCCGGACCAAATCCAGGCCGAAACCCATAACTGGAAATCCGGTTGTCCAGTTTCCGGTTTATCCGGCCaggatgaacagtcctatttTCACTCTCACACACccttctctcattctctctctatttttactCATGAACACACACTTATAGCAATTTGTTCACTAAGAAACTCCTTCATAGATCACTCTTCCAAAGCTGTTTTGTGCCATTGTAGTGGGACATGTCGTCACATGTGGGCTCTCCTCTCGCCAGTAAGCCcatgtttttctctccctctATGTTCATCTATCTGCCAAAAATATTGGTATTCGATtctaattttattcatttttattttatttatttacttaaattTTCCCCTTGCCAATTGAATAGCCATACTATATCCTTATTTGTGCAAGTGTTCTCGTTGCTGTCAAACCCTTTCTCTAGATTTTCTAGTCAACCAAGGTAagcaccctctctctctctaaatctcTAAACACATCCGACATGTTGTGTTCACTCCTTGCCTGCGATGTAACACACTTTTATGGTTGGACATAGAGTGCAAATACCACAATTAATGAGTTTGTTGCCAAATTCCTTATATGCAATTGACAACTTCAGTGCTTGTAAGCCcttaaaattttggtttgagTTCTTTGTCCCTCCGTTGTTTTGTCTATCATTGTTCTCACTTACTCTAAAAAATTCAGATTTGTTGTCTTGGGTGGTATTGCATAATCTCGGCTCTAGGTGTGGCAAGGACACCTCTGATGTCCCTAAATAGCATTGCTATGCTCGTTCACTTCATCGAACATTTCACGACATTAGGTATGATAAATCAATGTAGTAGGTCGATTGTACGATTACGTGTAcgatatgaataaattatagtTGATAGAAAATTTTAGGAAAACATATTTAAGTGATGGATTATGTAGATTGtgggattttattattggatggTTGATTTGGGAACTACATTGGCCAATTGTGGAGCGATGGGTGTTGGCGTTGGTTGCTTTAGGTTATATGTTTGTTGTTGGTGAGATGTTGATTGCTTGGATTGTGTTGATGGCTGTAGGGGTTTAAATGGTGGACTGTTTGGGGTCATATGATGATTCGATTGGTGTGcgggtgtaaattttaaaaatgaatttgagGAGGATGGGATAAAACCACTGATGTAGTGTTATTTGAAAGTGGTGTTGTGTAGTTTTAAATAACCGAGACATGTTAATAAATTTGTGCTTGCTAAAATATAGCTTAGAAATATGGAGTTTAGTCTAATGGTAAATGGAAGTTAACTAGTGTGGATTATTGACACGTTAGCAAATGTCTTTCTGCTTAGGTGATTGTGATACTATTAGAGGCCAAACCCAAGGCATAattaatatacaaaaaaatttagataaaCGAGGTTTCTATActagattttgcataaaaagaaaatgaaacgaagttgattttgaaaatatgcatgCTTGCTATGAAAAGAAACTTGAAAACAATCTCAAATATATGTTTTGCATATTCATAAAATCTGTATGAAGATAAAGtttttttgtcatgactggtgCATATATGAGCTTATTTTAGTATTCTGTTTTTTAACTATGTAAAAAGAGCGAATATAAGACCTATAAAGTTTGTTGCGGTTAAATgaagatattttgattttgttttgttgaaTGTGTGAAATGATCTCAAGTTACTTAGTATtctgttttgatatgatatgtcaTCTAAAAACCTTGACATAAATTTCTGATTCTGTATCTGAGTATGATCTGTTTtcaatgatttttgttttgtctCTATCAAGGCCCCGCTATGAGTATAATAGTGGCATACAGCCTCTCCATGGAGATAATGGTGGTTTATAACCCTACAATGTGGGTTAAACATGATATACGACCCAACTACGGGTATAATGGTGGTTTATATTCCTACCATGGGGGTTAAATATGGTCACTATCCCGATATGATGCTCCAATATAATATGAAGATGATGTTTCAATTTATGATATGCTTAAGGATTTTTggaataataatgtttttttgaaaatttcgctctgatattttgtaacatgttttgattttaCATTCTGAAAGCAAATGTTCAGATTCTATATTTTGAACgtaaatattttgttctgcattctaaactctataaatacccatgtttacatactagtatatattttcTGCTTACTaaattgttgataactcattCGTTTATCTTCACAATATTTCCTATGACTTTGATGGTTCAGTTGAGGATCAATAGTAGAGTATGTGGGCAAGATTAGTTGAGGATAGTAGTTGAGTACCTTAGCGTATACGTACTAGCGCAGTTGGTGGATTGTCCATCCTAGGAGAATTGTAATTATTAAGTTGTCAGACAAAGCAGCACATACAATGCAGCACAATAAACAAGGCAGTACAATTCAAGCTTTTAACATCAGCATATATAGCAGTATATGACcgcaattgaaaaaaaaaatctgctactaAGACACAAAAACAATACCACCTCATAGTTTTTTTCCTCTATTGTTACAGTCATAAAGATTtttgactaataaaaaaatattaattgataagcATAAAATGCGCAACCAAAGTATACATTATGCAATCATAAATTGCAATCTTGTGAAGTACATTTCATCTTCTGAAGTTATTGTAAAATTTTCTAAACCaactataacattttttttttaaagtctaaTCCAACTTTACTATTTATTTGCATGAATAGCAATCTCCTACTAAAAAGAATCAATACTAAATGTTATAAGCAAACATGAGTTGGTTTTTAGATATTATGGATCCAGAAAATACAATACCAGAATCTGTGTGGTTGCTAGAGCCTAAGACAAGACTAAGTGCACCTTAGAAAATCagcaaaaaaatcacaaaataaataaaaccaaagttAGTCCTATGCAAAATAATAACACACAAAGTAACTCAGTAAGATCATCAATATGCATTGGAAGCCACCAAAGTTAAGTGCAGTAAGATAAATATGATAAGCCTTCGATGAAAGGTACCATTTGAGATTGCTactttaagtatatttttatgtacttgGTATATTGGAACTCTGAAAATGCTTAGCCAAATGGTTTTATGTGGAGTGTACCCCACAATCTAACTAGCCTTGCCCGTGATATTATCCTAGCTGCCAATCTAATCAGGCCCACCCTGACattcatcaaatatttttatggTCAAAGATTAATTGAAGTTAGGTTGAGGaagattttaataatttgtttctGGCAACTGATGACTTTCTGAAAACAGGAAAAATAGAGAGGAAATAAATACTTCTTGTGTTGGTATAATGAAATTAGTACTAGGCTGTGACCTGGTTAAAATGCTTTATATATGTAGCAAAGTATAAATCAACAAGAGCAGCCCTTCTacttggaaaaagaaagaaagaaagaaaagaaaagaccaaCCCTTTTGCTTTCTGGCCATTTTCAAGTTCCTCATTtgcttttctatttttcctaaGTTGGCATGGTAAACCTTTTGTGAAGAGACACAACGTTCTTATTTTATTGACAGAGTGATTGATGATTACCTAGTATAAGGAGTTCTGGAGAATAAATCTTTTGAAAGAGTTGACTTATTGGTGACTAGATGGTTAGATATAAGCTTTTTTGCACTTTTTATTTTGAACCATATCTTGTGCTTTGTTCTGGATCCAGCATGTTTGGTGTAAATAGATTCAGATTTTATCTTGTAGCTTAGGaaatatttaactatatataaaaaaaaggccTATAACCATACATTAAATAGGACAGGATGACTATTTATCACTGTTCATCTAAAGTTTAATATTGTAACCTTAACTTTTGCAATTGTGAATTGAAATAGAAGCAGTTCATTTTGGAGGCAGCTGCAATCTTCATCATACAATTCAGTTACCTTTGACATGCTCCACATGTTCCTTTCTTTaacaaaaattttgttttccctttgttttaaatgatgttttacTCTTGAAGGTTGTTTTTCCTTTCCATTAGGGTGGTGGTAACTAGAACAGTTGATTATAGGaagcattaatatataatactaccGAAAGATGTCAAGAATGGGAGGTAATGAAGGGGTTTTGGAACATCAGTTGGAAGGCATGAAAATCGTATAAAAGCTTCAGAAGGATCTCATAAAATACAATGATTGGCATGGCAAAATTCATTCAGGAACATAGACAAGAAAAAGGTTCAGCCTTCAGTCTTACATAATGAAAAGAGATTCAAGAGAAAGAACAAAAATCCAGAGGAAAAAAGTGCAGAATATCTTTTAAAGATTCATCACCGAAGCATTTTctattgggtttttttttttttggtaagttcCACCAACCCATTTGCAGAAATAATCAAACATTTATGAGAGAATGACTTCGACTTCCTGTTTCCATTACAAATACTTTTGTCCTGGTACCGATTGCCCCACTCACAAACAAAATGCAAACAACTCCCactttaaattttctttatgtGATTCCACTTAATCGTCTAGATAATAATAGCCAAGTAGCAAAAATACAGACAGCTGGATTGGAAAAAAAGACCATAATACATTCACCCATGgcatcaaaacaaaacaaaacaaacaaacaaaaaaaagaaaaaaaaaagatagaactAGGGTTGCAGGAATTTGGAGAGGAGACAAACCTGAATGGAGAAGAAGGTTGCGCCAAGTGCTGAAGGAAACAACCCAGAAAATCACTCTGCTTCTAcatgaagaaaagagaagaggaagaatcgGTAAGGAAATACCGTTACAGAGAGAAatggagaaagggagagagcaAAAAACATGGGAggaaaatggagaagaagatcgCACCTGATTTGAGGAGAGAAACTATGGATTTGCTTTGATTTGTGTGGAGGAGAAGAGTCCCTTTAGATTTTGAGCTCGGACGAaaacgagagaaagagagaaaggggggaaGAAAGACGCGGAgagggaaatgagagagagatgaaatgaaataaaccggttgtgtattaaaattataataaaatataagaatgaATGTGTAACAGtaatcttttaaatttgaaaaaagtgaaagaaTTACTATAACTTAAAACTTGAGATAAAAGTCTTTaccaaatttaatataaattaattttatctatatttatcAAATCTTAAAGATGCATGTGCCAATGCTCTAAGTTGATCAAGATCTGACACCAATGTTCGATAATCTATTAATGTTATTGCAACGAACAGGAGATTAATTAAGGAAAACAATCATTTGCAGCCCTTTCGATCTGTCACGTCTTTGTCATGAGTCATTAATCATTGCTATAGTAAGTGACTCTGTCAAAATTAGTTTACGTGCTATATAAAACGAAGGTAATTTAATGATGTCTCATTCATGATGGTGATGACTGACTAATTTTGTGTCTCATTCTATGCCAGTTCGATCTGGTGTTGCCAATTAGTAAAGACCAAGCCAATGGTAATATCTTCTGAATTGAAAGAAATAATACCACTTTGTTCTTTTCAAATAGCTAGCTTTATATATGTACCCTGCATGTGAAGGAAGATATTGTACTGCCAGAATAGActttttagaatatatatatatatatatatatatatatatatatatatatatattcacatagAGGTGAAAATATATGGGCCTCGGTCAAGATTGAGACTGGGAGTTGCACGAAAGGTGTGGGTAGCTATGCACCCCTAGTTCGGAAAACGACATCGGTAgccttgtttttttattattttattgggaAAACATGTATTCGAGTAAAATTCAGAAGTACCAAATGGAATTAATATTGCTTATTTGATGAAAATTTGGAGCCGCTCTAATATGGTGTAACCAAATGAAATGGCTGCAAGCCATCTTTGAAGGATCGACCTTATTTAAAATGGGATGATTCGTCACTCATAAGAGCAGGTTTGGGTGATTGGGCCACCCCTAACAACTCCTCTCCTCTTAGGGTGGTAACACAATCCCTCCAAGGTgttgggggttttttttttttttttttgggaactaAGATTATAAGAAAGAAATTATTATAGTTATTTAGTGTATAACCTTTGGATAAAATAAAGCAAGGTCGATATGCAAGTTTCACGTCATGTGCCAACTATATATGCCAACTATATATGTTCTTGTattcacactacaagaaaagtgagtttttgtGACCAAGATTTAGTGACCAAAAGAACTATTTCCTACAAAAACCGTAGGAAATAGTTATTTTGGTCACTAAATCTTGGTCACAAAAGTCCACTTTTTTTGTAGTGTCATTACTACAAGCCATGTCCTGTTTTCGTTAACCATccttttttattctctctttatATGAGGAGAATAAGTTGTCTTTTTAACTACCTACGGATATGTATAATCAAGAACTTTCGGTtcaatattaataagtttattatttttataaatttaattttaattttaatcttttttacgATTTACCCATCAAATTAAAAGAATGTTTAGAagcaaagaaattaattttggaGTGACCACATCCTATATAgtaaatgcataatatataaaaattaaaaaaaatgggccatatattatatataagaaagtTTCGGAGAGAGACATTTATATGCATAtgcacatttttaaaaaaatttgagactACATAAGAGTTATAATTTTTTGGGGCCAATTAATTCTATGTACATAGAattttgataataataataacaataaaaacatTGAACTGCACGCAgtcctatatattatattactctcaataaattgagaaattcaatataattattattttagagaGTATGGGAGAGCTAGCTAGTCTATTAGTGAATGCTCTTTTTATGAGTGGGCATGACGTAACATAAtaatggtctttttttttttcttcttcacaaaTAAGGTGGAGGTGACTAACCTTTCCTTATTGTGACTATAAGAGCCTATCTTTATCGTGAAATATCTAATTTGAATCATAGTTATTACTGTTTTAATATCAAGTCTGTCACTACAGTACTTTCAAAATATCTAACTAGTCTAAAACTAATGATATAGTTTAAAAGCCAGATTTTACCATTACAAAAGGTTTTGCCTTGTATCTTGACTTCAAAATTACGAAATATCCTCTCGTACCCACTAAACACCTTGACGGTTTATCATAGTAACAGTCTATAATCAATTGAGAGTCACTCAAATGGGCTTAATTAGAGTAGTGGCGCGGGAACCGCATGAGAACAATACTTCCTCAAGTTGAAGATGAATCATAACTTAACCACCAACCCTACTAAAGGTATATCAGTGGTACTATCAGACCTAACGCTGAGTATGGTGTTAGGTCATTTCAAATTTGCAGGTGGTGCTAAATAATTAAACATTGTCAGCCTATAAGATAAGATGATCTTTACACGATTATAGATAACGATCACATGTTAAAGTGGTACTAAATATAACATCATTACAGCTAAGCTACATGTGCTAAATCTTATTATATTCCAAGTTGAACTGCAATCCTCGAATATTCAtccatattatattatatacctAAGTAATCGTGTGATATTATTCAATTAGAATCATGATTATGAGTGAAgatcaattaattatttaaggAGATACAATATTAACACTAGAAAATTGCAGCTAAACTgggaattataattaatattctcAATTATCACAATATATAGGAGGGCAGGCAACATTTGGTGTTGGGAACTAACGGCAACCAAATTACGTACGTCCATGAATCTCAAAAGATGTAAGATTAAAACCTTACCCAGACAGGCATGCAGATACATGATTCACTTTTACAAACCTTGTTTACATGAAAGATCATGAATTGTCCAGCAATCAACGCTAAGATTCTTcaataaaatactatatatcGGGAATAAATGATGACATTAACTTTAAGTACAGTGATTAATTAACACAGTGAAGGGTGAAATCCAGCGAGATCGATATAGACGGATTATCTGATATAATATGATCTCCTTCATTTTCAGACCGTCATGTATTAAATCTGGAAGTCAGCCGCGGCGGGGGATTCGTCATGAAGTGAAGGCGTAAATGGAGTTGCGATCAAATACAAGGGCTTTTTCCTTGCGGCAACAGCACCAACGGTTTCACTCATGTCTAGATCCTCTGGTTTCGTCCGGCCTGGGAGTTCCCAATCGAAATGATACAGCAGTTGAGCGAGAGAAAGTTCAATATTGGCAAGACCAAATAATATTCCCGGGCACATCCTCCTCCCTGCACCGAAAGGGATATATTCAAAGCTAGTCCCTTTGAAATCAGTTGAACTACCAGCAAACCTCTCCGGCATGAAACTCTCAGCATGGTTCCAATATGCAGGATCTCTTGCAATTGCCCATGCATTTATGATGACTTTAGTTTTGACGGGTATTTCATATCCATCAATTTTGCGTGGCTCTGTGCATTCTCTTGGGACTAACATGGGAGCAGGTGGGTGTAATCTAAGAGTTTCTTGGATCACTAACTTCAAGTAACTTAGATTCCCAACGTCTTTCTCATGGACCTTTCTCTTCCCTCTGAAGGCTTGTCTTATCTCAGCTTGTGCCTTCTCCAGAACTGTAGGATTCCTCATCATTTCTAACATAGCCCAAACAACCGTGGTTGATGAAGTATCTGTTCCGGCAGCAAACATGTCCTGGAATGGAGTCGGAAATATTCACGTATTGTTCTTAAAGGGAAATATGTCAATGACACGTGTGAATCAACCCAAGAATTACATGGGATTCAACTCTTTTAGTTATAACGAGCATGGTAGCAGATATATctgtatgtatgtttgtatatatatgtgtatgtatatatactaACCCAGATCACAGCCTTGATGTTCTTGATTGTAATGGGGACCTCAAGGCCGCTACTTTGCTGAAGGCGCAAAAGAACGTCAACAAGATCTTCCTGCCGCCGTTCAACCTCGCTAATTGCTGCACTCATCTGGTTCTCCTTGTGCTCATGGATGATGTTCTCCAGGATCTTGTCAATCTTCCGATGCATCTCCTCTACTTTAGTTTTCATTCCAGTAATCTCACGAAGAAATTTCTGTGAGGGAAACAAATCGGCCAAGTCAAAGCCTCCTGCTGCAGATATTGCTTCCCTGGCCAACGATATAAATACATCAGGATCTTTGCATTTGCTGCCAAAAGCTGCCTTGCACACGATGGTACTCGTTAAAGAATAGATCTTTTCTGTAAAATTGATCGGTGATCCTGAAGATAAGCGGATAGACCCTACAAGATTACAAACCTCATCTTCTCGAAGAGAAGAAAAGGATTGGACCCTCTTGGCACTCAGGAGTTCCGTAAAGCAAACTTTTCGCATTTGCTTCCAGTAATCACcaaatggagaaaagaaaatgtcTGAGCCATCGTAGGTCAAAATCTTACCTGCAAAAATTTCTTGCCTCTTGCCAAAAGCGAGTTCATGGGTCTTCAAGAACTCTCTGGCTAACCTGGGGGATGTCGCCACAACTGCAGATATTTCACCCAGTTG
This sequence is a window from Carya illinoinensis cultivar Pawnee chromosome 9, C.illinoinensisPawnee_v1, whole genome shotgun sequence. Protein-coding genes within it:
- the LOC122277410 gene encoding premnaspirodiene oxygenase-like encodes the protein MTSFSPFFMMLEYSLALPTSLLLLALIWLLKRCKRSAKVQKLPPGPWKLPLIGNLHNLVGSPPHHVLRDLARKHGPLMHLQLGEISAVVATSPRLAREFLKTHELAFGKRQEIFAGKILTYDGSDIFFSPFGDYWKQMRKVCFTELLSAKRVQSFSSLREDEVCNLVGSIRLSSGSPINFTEKIYSLTSTIVCKAAFGSKCKDPDVFISLAREAISAAGGFDLADLFPSQKFLREITGMKTKVEEMHRKIDKILENIIHEHKENQMSAAISEVERRQEDLVDVLLRLQQSSGLEVPITIKNIKAVIWDMFAAGTDTSSTTVVWAMLEMMRNPTVLEKAQAEIRQAFRGKRKVHEKDVGNLSYLKLVIQETLRLHPPAPMLVPRECTEPRKIDGYEIPVKTKVIINAWAIARDPAYWNHAESFMPERFAGSSTDFKGTSFEYIPFGAGRRMCPGILFGLANIELSLAQLLYHFDWELPGRTKPEDLDMSETVGAVAARKKPLYLIATPFTPSLHDESPAAADFQI